From Trichocoleus sp. FACHB-46, one genomic window encodes:
- a CDS encoding AI-2E family transporter, translating to MRLGQWIGFLALIISLYILWRIRQVLLLAFTAVVLATALNQLVKRLEQRGIHRGIGIALTITSVLIALAVLVALIVPPFFEQLPALTEGVPRGLDRFRAWFETLRSRIPGQADDEISIFTQLTQQLPDFISRVFGNFYDLFTYSVEIILNLLLVLVVTIMLLANPSAYRQVFLLLFPKFYHQRIDKILLECEIALSGWLVGILFNMTVITVLSGLGLWLLGIPLPLANASLAGLLTFIPNLGPTLSVVPPAALALLGAPWKVGAVVGLYIVIQQIESNVLTPLVMKHQVSLLPAITLLAQVAFSIFFGFMGLLLALPLLVVAQVCLKEVLVEDVMSHWESNEADQDS from the coding sequence GTGCGTTTAGGGCAGTGGATTGGTTTTCTTGCCCTCATTATCTCGCTTTATATCCTCTGGAGAATCCGGCAAGTACTGTTGTTGGCATTTACGGCTGTGGTTTTAGCAACTGCGCTCAATCAGCTCGTAAAGCGCCTGGAGCAGCGAGGAATTCATCGAGGCATTGGTATTGCTCTAACAATTACTAGTGTTCTGATTGCTCTAGCGGTTCTAGTAGCGCTAATTGTTCCTCCTTTCTTTGAGCAGCTACCCGCGTTGACCGAAGGAGTACCCAGAGGATTAGACCGTTTTCGGGCCTGGTTTGAAACGTTACGTAGCCGAATTCCAGGGCAGGCAGATGATGAAATTAGTATCTTTACCCAACTGACTCAACAACTACCAGATTTTATTAGTCGGGTGTTTGGCAATTTTTACGATTTATTTACTTACTCAGTCGAAATTATCTTGAACTTGTTGCTGGTTCTAGTTGTCACCATCATGCTACTGGCAAATCCCAGCGCCTATCGACAAGTCTTCTTGCTGCTTTTTCCCAAGTTTTACCACCAGCGGATCGATAAGATTCTCTTAGAATGCGAAATCGCTTTAAGTGGCTGGCTAGTAGGCATTCTATTTAATATGACAGTAATTACGGTTCTGAGCGGATTGGGTCTGTGGCTTTTAGGCATACCTTTGCCCTTAGCAAACGCTTCGCTCGCAGGGTTACTCACGTTTATTCCCAATCTCGGACCGACCCTCAGTGTGGTTCCTCCCGCTGCTCTTGCCTTGCTAGGCGCTCCTTGGAAAGTGGGAGCAGTGGTAGGACTATATATCGTCATTCAACAAATTGAGAGCAATGTTTTAACTCCCTTGGTGATGAAGCATCAGGTTTCCTTACTGCCAGCCATCACTCTCTTAGCCCAAGTTGCTTTCTCTATCTTCTTTGGGTTTATGGGTTTGCTGTTAGCGCTGCCTTTGCTGGTTGTGGCTCAAGTCTGTCTAAAAGAGGTACTGGTTGAAGATGTCATGAGCCATTGGGAAAGCAACGAAGCAGATCAAGATAGCTAA